Genomic segment of Oryzias melastigma strain HK-1 linkage group LG21, ASM292280v2, whole genome shotgun sequence:
CGTTTGTGACTCTTTAGCTCACATTCGCCTAAGCCATCATCTGGTGTCACTCCATCTCGCTGTCTCCTTGGCAACCGCTGCCGAGGTGAACTGCCATCTGGAATATCTGACTCCGGCTGGCTGTGTTCCATCCACAGAGCTGCGGTCCATAGTACTGATACTCAGATATCCcccataaatgtttacagaaGCCAAACACATTCAGTTCTGTCACTTTTGACAGGATCTTTGGAAAGCGGGGCATAAATTATGGATTTTCAAGCTCTTATTATCCTAATTTGATCCTCCTAGCAGCTGTGAACATGCCATGTTTaacaaattgatcaaaaatatcAACTAATAGCTGTATTGcctttttaacacaaaacttaattaaaaaagtcaCATAATCCAAAACTTTTAATAGATAAAACTTTAGATTAGTGTTTGCATTAAATGGAAATCctcattttaaaagcaacaaaatacacttttaatattttataaagtgagcaaaaacatctcaaaaagttgttttctttcccaaatttattaaatattttccatgaaaataaacacagtggaaaaaaaataaatagtttgaaTCATCACACAGTAACACTTAGCAGACCTAGGAGGacatttgcagtttttgttgaggaaaagtacaatatttgaatatttaaattagGATCACAACATAATTGGGACATAAAGGGGAAAATTATTgctataaaaaattaattatggATAATGTTTCGTTTCATTTTGGGTTTAAAGTTTATCAAGTGGGGGAGCAAATTTTGCAGCATCAAAGGGAAAAGGGGTGTTCTCCAAGAAGTTTAAgggaaaatatagttttttttctgcaaaaaagaaatgttttagcTTGAAGACGTCTTGTTACTTCCAGATGCTGAGTCATAGTGCAGAGAAACACCCAAGGAAGCTCTGAAATAAACACAATGGATAAAAATGTCACCAGATATTCTTAAGGGAggtttattcataaaaatggGATCAATGATGGAGAGttcctcctcttcatgtgtCGCTGTACATCCGCTTGCACTCTATGGAGGGGGACGGGGTGTCCGGTCCCAGGCTGCCCACCTGTGAGTACGCGTCCTCGGGGCTGCGCGGGAGTCCCGGCGGCGTCATGCGCTTCTCCTTCTGCCGCCGGTTGCAGAACCAGACCCGGACCACCTCCTTTTCCAGCTGCAGAGTGTCCGCAAGAGAGTTGATCTCCTGCGCGGAGGGTTTGGGACACTTGAGGAAGTGGCTCTCGAGCGCGCCTTTGACGCTCACCTCGATGGATGTGCGCTTTTTGCGCTTCCTGCCTTGCGTGGCGATCTTGTCGATGCTGGTCGGGCTCCCGGTGGTGGAGTCGGCTTCTTCCAGCCATTTGTTGAGCAGCGGCTTGAGCTTGCACATGTTTTTGAAGCTCAGCTGGAGCGCCTCGAACCTGCAGATGGTGGTCTGGGAGAAGACGTTGCCGTACAGGGTGCCCAAAGCCAAGCCCACGTCCGCCTGCGTGAAGCCCAGCTTGATCCTCCGCTGCTTGAACTGTTTGGCGAAATGCTCCAAGTCGTCCGACGTGGGGGTGTCCTCGTCCGACTGCGCGTCGTGGCCCACGCCGTGGTGCTGGTGGTGGTgcgtgtggtggtggtggtgatggtgatGATTGTGGTCCAGCTCCGGTGACTCCCCGCGCACCAGCCCCGCGTGCATGAGGCTTTGTCCGGTGTGCGCGCTCAGCATCCCGTTGACTGTAAATCCTCCAGGCTGGGAGTAGAtgaggggctgctgctgctgccccccCTCACCGAGGCTGATGTGCGCCGCGGAGGAGCCCCCCCAGCCGCCCGGGTGCGCCTGATGGGGTCCTACATGCGCGGGGCGGTGGTGCAGAGCGGAGCCGGAGTGGAGGTCGTCTCTGTTTCTCTTCAGCTCCTGGGGCTGGGGGCTCGGGGGCCACGCGGATCCGGCTTCTGCAGCCGCAGCCGcggccgccgccgccgcagctGCCGCGTGAGGCAGCGAGGTCACCCACTGGGGGGCATGGCTCAGCATGTGGCCCCCGTTGCTCGCCACCATGGCCCCGTGCATGAAGTCACTCTGCACCATCTTAACCGCAGGCTCCCCTCTGTATCCTCCAGACACGGTGGTGACGGCGGCGCTGCCCGGCTGCATGCCCCCACCTCTACGTTCCGAGTGGACCACCGGGCCGGATAGGATTCTGCTGCTGGGGAGGTATGGGCTGGAAGTGGCTGCTGCCATCCCCCAAAGCATAGATTTAACCTGCTGTCCTCACTAGAGTCCAACTAAAGTTGGTGTTAATCCATCAAGCTTTGGGAGTTTTTGtcagtaataataaaaataaaaaaaactccacaagtGTCAATACGatcgttttttttcccttaaaataaaattaaagttttctcaaactcaaaaagaaaaactcatatttttgaGCACCAATGAAAGAGTTGCAGAACTTTTCCTGCGTCCCGCAGCTGCGCCGTGCGTAATCCActttggaaacagaaaaaaaaaatgtctgtgatCCACACCTGACAGACTATAGAGAACTGAAAGCAGAGAAAACCTTTAAACCCTCCGCCGGTCCAGTCAAATCTCTGCAACCATCCTCCATCCGGCGCGTCTTTCCACAGCGCACAGCAGCAGACACGCAAGAGTTTACTTTGTGCCAAAGCTGCGTTTTCCTTCGCCTTCGCCGTCCCTGTCCAATGACAGCAGGAACGCGCTGCAGACTTCCCGCTGATTGGACGCGCGGACGCAGAGGAGTTTGTGCCTCCCGCATTTGGAGAAGCAAGTTCCTGCTGCGGGGAAAAAGCAACAACTTTGCaaaagaaaacagtcagaagaaaaaaataattattacgCGCGCGCTCAGTCATGCGTAAAGGGTTTTTGGAGgtaaatattttgaaatcaatataaatttactttttacgCACATGTTATAAAgcctctgcagagaaaaaacaatCATGATTTTCGAGTTTATCTCATTTACATAAAATCAGTGAGAGTAGAGGTTTGCGTCGCTGCAGCTCTGGAGGATTTGAACGCCTCTTGCATATCAAAATATCCCCTTTTTAACACTGAAATGGAGAAGCCACGATGGAGTGACGCACCGGGAGAGCTGAGCGCGCAAACTTCCAGCAGGTTTTCGTTTTTTCCATCCTCATAAAAACCTCAAACTGGTTCTGCTGAGACTTTCTTTGGGTGGTTTGGATGGACTTAAAGCCCATCAAGACGCAGCTTTCACGGATCTGGAAAggaaaagacacacaaagttTTGTTAGACAGTCGGGTTGCTGCTAATTTATGTCCTTCAGCATATTTAGGTTGGATCTTATCCAAAAGGTAAATGATAAATAGACTTTAACCGCCCCTTCTTTCAAGGAAAGGACATAAAGTTTGTACCTTGATAAAACAGGAGGGATTTGTCGCTTAAAAACTTATAAACTCaaataacaactttttttcccactaaagatgtaaaaaatgtgatttatttatttaaaaatgttgtttatcaCTCCCTTAAATTAAATATCTTCAAGATTATCAGATATTCAAcagtttaaacaataaaagaggAGCTCATCCAACTTTATCCAAATATCTGATACAGTTACtcagttacatttaatttagtaaattttTCATAAAGAGGCTACAATGCAATCTAAATAGTTCTTATCATTTATTccacacatttttcttattaaagaTGCTCAAAAATGCGACAGaattgtgttttcttctatATGAAGTTCTAAACAATCACTTTGTTTTAACTCTAAAACTTTACTCGagttcttttactttttcatctttattcctttaatttagattatcttcagttttattttgaaaagagcaATCTTTCCTCAAAGATTTGAATGTTAGGAAaacttaaaagttattttaaaaattgtttataaataaaaacacatctaaaaaataaaaacctccattctgattgttttatatttttattctacaGCTTTTCAACCTGTTTGTGCCCTTCCTGCATGCAGGGCAGCAGCTGAACATCCAGAGAGGCTGCACAAAGCGCCGCAGTGTTCCACATGCTCCAAGCCCACCAGCATAATGTGCAGAAAGCCAGACGAGTCAGGGAAGGCGGTAATGTTTTTCATGTGTTGTGCTGCCTGGTCACAGCACCGGCTCCTCTATTTGTTATTCATGAAGGAAGCTGGGTGAAGAGGCCTTCTTatgatgcacattttttttcctcccctc
This window contains:
- the pou3f3a gene encoding POU domain, class 3, transcription factor 3-A; translated protein: MLWGMAAATSSPYLPSSRILSGPVVHSERRGGGMQPGSAAVTTVSGGYRGEPAVKMVQSDFMHGAMVASNGGHMLSHAPQWVTSLPHAAAAAAAAAAAAAEAGSAWPPSPQPQELKRNRDDLHSGSALHHRPAHVGPHQAHPGGWGGSSAAHISLGEGGQQQQPLIYSQPGGFTVNGMLSAHTGQSLMHAGLVRGESPELDHNHHHHHHHHTHHHQHHGVGHDAQSDEDTPTSDDLEHFAKQFKQRRIKLGFTQADVGLALGTLYGNVFSQTTICRFEALQLSFKNMCKLKPLLNKWLEEADSTTGSPTSIDKIATQGRKRKKRTSIEVSVKGALESHFLKCPKPSAQEINSLADTLQLEKEVVRVWFCNRRQKEKRMTPPGLPRSPEDAYSQVGSLGPDTPSPSIECKRMYSDT